A genomic window from Labeo rohita strain BAU-BD-2019 chromosome 6, IGBB_LRoh.1.0, whole genome shotgun sequence includes:
- the pik3r5 gene encoding phosphoinositide 3-kinase regulatory subunit 5, with the protein MQHTSCTEDRIQHALERCLDGLRPSESLTQSWSAGWCMNRWSLEELVKRDPENFVILLQQILRKAREVQQECHYELVAPLALMFESTLLQMPLCPSDGEILTEACEVFHGFLAWPEPYCSVCRNLLSTLHQELRAPGISYHRLVREEQGLATSSQRSKIITVLLMNPAEVPAEFLSVAEQLSGAEVSQRESSITLIKHSYQAVLGTKYPLQTISGALQCLSDDELAQILSSLSDLLESAAAMTDIAKARENVEGGLEMLREKLAIPASNGKTSDGVLQTLGLPAAKCYTFHWDKDNFDVLNDLLDMESELTLSQTSEGMEEDDVDNVDVEDDEYEDLEEGFVSNGCTDYRASTFSTVSSLSTASKDSMFSTLSVASSEYSPLSTLSSSSQASGTDSDFCEDAEEDCLSTASVPKSKTSGRLSKRLSRLFKPRSNSLCRAKSLGSPEAKELVMAVRSKRSNSLPQQVRLRSSELGFPAPPLSQLQYVCYRRRPILSTDDVEGPPGATVLRVVVFGADHVAGRVARAYGSLRKSERDCPHLTKAFRMKFFFVPVRRDTTPANLSMRNSGSSLQLSVSPLKPAVSSTDLCVNGTEDSTNDIANLLGMLDPWYERNTLSLLELPVNVVCQQTSKIESDLSEGAGEERLPIFADLVLYYCRHAARPALIQLYQAELTLAGGERRTEVFVHSLELGHTAGTRAIKAMGAASKRFGIDGDREAVPLSLEVTYNRIHISGRSQKTRAEKSCTSINLLKACRNLEELDSKMECLHLTMTEVLKRQNSKSKKGYNQQLTTTQVKVDKVQVSGTCNTTFAVCLDQDEKKILQSVTRCEVSVCYKSDSSTDWTKGRVFSSQIQPLQPTFCSLLCLPVSTFSGPQP; encoded by the exons ATGCAGCACACCTCGTGCACAGAGGACCGGATCCAGCATGCTCTGGAGAGATGCCTAGATGGACTCCGGCCATCTGAAAGCCTGACACAGTCCTGGAGCG CTGGCTGGTGTATGAACCGCTGGAGTCTAGAAGAGCTGGTTAAGAGGGACCCAGAAAATTTTGTCATTCTGCTGCAGCAAATTCTCAGAAAAGCCAGAGAG GTTCAGCAGGAGTGTCATTATGAGCTTGTGGCCCCCTTGGCTCTCATGTTCGAGTCCACACTCCTGCAG ATGCCTCTTTGTCCATCTGATGGAGAGATTCTGACAGAAGCTTGTGAAGTGTTTCATGGCTTTCTAGCATGGCCTGAACCCTACTGTAGCGTGTGCCGTAACCTGCTCTCTACTTTACATCAAGAGCTTAGAGCTCCAG GGATTTCGTACCACAGGTTGGTAAGAGAGGAACAAGGCCTTGCCACCTCCAGTCAGCGTTCTAAGATCAT TACGGTGTTGTTGATGAACCCGGCTGAGGTGCCTGCTGAGTTCCTGTCTGTGGCAGAGCAGCTCAGTGGAGCAGAGGTCTCACAGAGAGAGAGTAGCATTACACTTATTAAACACAGCTACCAGGCAGTACTCGGAACTAAATACCCACTACAGACCATCAGCGGTGCTCTACAG TGCCTGAGTGATGATGAGCTGGCACAGATCCTGTCCTCCTTGAGTGACCTTCTTGAGTCTGCAGCAGCCATGACGGATATAGCTAAAGCTCGAGAAAATGTCGAGGGTGGTCTGGAGATGCTGCGAGAAAAACTTGCCATACCAGCCTCCAACGGCAAGACTTCAGATG GGGTTCTTCAGACGCTCGGCCTTCCAGCAGCCAAGTGCTACACCTTCCATTGGGACAAGGATAATTTTG ATGTTCTTAACGACCTTCTAGATATGGAGTCTGAATTGACCTTATCTCAAACATCTGAAGGCATGGAGGAGGATGATGTCGACAATGTTGATGTGGAAGATGACGAATATGAGGACTTGGAGGAAGGTTTCGTATCAAACGGTTGCACTGACTATCGGGCCTCAACCTTCTCTACTGTCTCCTCCCTTTCCACGGCCTCCAAAGACTCAATGTTCTCCACTCTGTCAGTCGCTTCCTCCGAATACTCTCCTCTCTCCACGCTCTCATCCTCATCTCAAGCTTCAGGCACTGACAGTGACTTCTGTGAGGATGCAGAGGAAGACTGTCTAAGCACAGCCTCTGTGCCCAAGTCCAAAACCAGCGGACGACTTTCCAAGCGCCTCTCACGACTCTTCAAACCTCGCAGCAACTCTTTATGTCGAGCTAAAAGCCTGGGCAGCCCTGAGGCTAAAGAACTAGTGATGGCTGTACGCTCAAAGAGATCCAATTCTCTCCCACAGCAAGTGCGACTCCGGAGCTCTGAGTTAGGATTCCCAGCGCCTCCTCTCTCCCAGCTGCAATATGTTTGCTATAGGAGAAGACCCATTTTGAGTACTGACGATGTGGAAGGACCACCAGGGGCCACGGTGCTCAGAGTGGTGGTGTTTGGAGCAGATCATGTGGCAGGGAGAGTCGCCCGTGCCTATGGCAGCCTAAGAAAAAGCGAAAGAGACTGTCCACACCTGACTAAAGCTTTCAGGATGAAGTTTTTCTTTGTGCCTGTGAGGAGGGATACAACTCCAGCCAACTTGTCCATGAGGAACTCTGGTTCTTCTCTGCAGCTGTCAGTGAGTCCACTGAAACCAGCCGTCTCTAGCACT GATCTCTGTGTGAACGGGACGGAGGACAGCACTAATGACATCGCCAATCTTTTGGGAATGCTGGATCCCTGGTATGAGCGCAACACTCTGAGCCTTCTGGAGCTTCCGGTTAACGTGGTGTGCCAG CAAACATCCAAGATTGAGTCAGACTTGTCTGAGGGTGCTGGTGAGGAACGTCTGCCGATATTTGCTGACCTGGTGCTCTATTACTGCCGACATGCTGCCCGCCCTGCCCTCATTCAGCTCTACCAAGCAGAG TTGACACTAGCTGGAGGAGAGAGACGGACTGAAGTGTTTGTTCACTCTCTGGAGCTCGGACATACAGCTGGTACAAGAGCCATTAAGGCCATGG GTGCTGCAAGTAAGAGATTTGGCATTGATGGAGACCGTGAGGCTGTTCCTTTATCGCTTGAAGTTACTTACAACCGA ataCATATCAGTGGCAGAAGTCAGAAGACAAGAGCAGAGAAGTCCTGCACCTCTATAAACCTGCTAAAAGCCTGCAGGAATCTTGAGGAACTAG ATTCTAAAATGGAGTGCCTTCATTTGACAATGACAGAAGTATTGAAGAGACAAAACTCTAAATCAAAGAAAGGCTACAATCAG CAACTGACCACCACACAGGTAAAGGTGGATAAGGTTCAGGTTAGTGGAACTTGCAACACCACCTTCGCAGTTTGTCTGGACCAAGATGAGAAGAAAATTTTACAGAGTGTGACCAG